A genomic window from Algoriphagus sp. Y33 includes:
- a CDS encoding Gfo/Idh/MocA family protein, whose protein sequence is MKSEGSKSGNSRRKFLKGSALAAAGFYIVPRNVLGGPGFIAPSDKLRVAGIGVGGMGGSDVRGVTQTGKVDFMALCDVDDNRAKSSRELHPKAKYYKDFRDMLEKEEKNIDAVTVSTPDHMHAVAAMAAMKMGKHVYVQKPLAHDIYEARMLTEAAEKYKVVTQMGNQGSSGDGVRQMVEWYEAGLIGDATKVYSWTDRPVWPQGIQWPTEPVTPPADLDWDLWLGTAPYKDYVGNLVPFNWRGWWDYGTGALGDMACHIMEPPFRVLSLGYPKSAECSVGSVYVGEFQRGYFPESCPPSSHITLRFDRPGKEDLEFHWMDGGIQPTRPEELAPNEQMGDGGNGVIIEGTKGKMMCSTYGKNPQLLPTSKTQEVNIPQTLHRVSGGDTGHYNNWVEACIAGHGSEEFKNLSSPFSIAGPLTESVLMGNLAIRSYDYRTPKPDNPNQFDYPGRGIKLVWDGPEMKVTNFEPANQFVRREYRGDYSL, encoded by the coding sequence ATGAAAAGTGAAGGCTCAAAATCTGGGAATTCCAGAAGAAAATTTCTTAAAGGCTCAGCATTGGCAGCAGCCGGATTTTACATTGTTCCCAGAAATGTCCTGGGTGGCCCCGGTTTTATAGCTCCGAGTGACAAACTTAGAGTAGCCGGTATCGGTGTCGGCGGGATGGGCGGAAGTGATGTTCGTGGAGTCACCCAAACAGGAAAAGTAGATTTTATGGCACTTTGTGATGTGGATGACAATAGAGCGAAGTCTAGTAGGGAATTACACCCGAAAGCCAAGTACTATAAAGATTTCAGAGACATGCTTGAAAAGGAAGAGAAGAACATTGACGCTGTCACTGTATCCACTCCGGATCACATGCACGCTGTAGCGGCCATGGCTGCTATGAAAATGGGGAAGCATGTCTATGTACAAAAACCACTCGCCCACGATATCTACGAGGCTAGAATGCTTACTGAAGCAGCTGAAAAATATAAAGTAGTCACCCAAATGGGCAACCAAGGTTCTTCGGGAGACGGTGTCCGTCAAATGGTGGAATGGTATGAAGCAGGATTAATAGGCGACGCCACCAAAGTATATTCTTGGACAGACAGACCTGTGTGGCCTCAGGGAATCCAATGGCCTACGGAACCTGTGACTCCTCCGGCTGATTTGGATTGGGATCTTTGGTTAGGAACAGCTCCCTATAAGGATTATGTAGGCAATCTTGTTCCCTTTAATTGGCGCGGATGGTGGGATTATGGGACCGGTGCATTAGGAGATATGGCCTGTCATATTATGGAGCCTCCATTCCGTGTGTTGAGCCTAGGCTATCCCAAATCTGCGGAATGCTCAGTAGGTTCCGTGTATGTAGGTGAATTCCAGAGAGGCTATTTCCCTGAAAGCTGCCCTCCTTCTTCACACATTACTTTACGGTTTGACAGACCGGGAAAAGAAGACCTGGAATTTCATTGGATGGATGGTGGTATTCAACCAACTAGACCGGAGGAATTAGCCCCAAATGAGCAAATGGGCGATGGCGGTAATGGCGTAATCATAGAAGGCACTAAAGGAAAAATGATGTGCTCTACTTATGGAAAAAATCCGCAGCTGCTGCCTACGTCAAAAACTCAAGAGGTCAATATACCTCAGACCCTGCACCGTGTTTCAGGTGGGGATACCGGTCACTACAATAACTGGGTAGAAGCCTGTATTGCAGGACATGGATCGGAGGAATTTAAAAACTTGAGTTCGCCATTCTCTATCGCAGGTCCATTGACTGAATCTGTCCTGATGGGAAACCTTGCCATAAGAAGCTACGATTACAGAACTCCAAAACCTGATAATCCCAACCAGTTTGATTATCCGGGCAGAGGAATCAAGCTTGTCTGGGATGGCCCTGAAATGAAAGTCACCAATTTCGAACCAGCCAACCAATTTGTAAGAAGAGAATATAGAGGCGATTATTCATTATAA
- a CDS encoding sodium:alanine symporter family protein, whose protein sequence is MGEYIISFANWIWGTPMLIILMGGGMVLLFHSGFVPFRRIGHAVGLLRGKYDDSMAPGQITSFQALSAAIAATVGLGNISGVAIAINMGGPGAIFWMWVSAFVGMATKFYTCSLAIMYRGKDSEGQIQGGPMYVIEEGMGKKWKFLSIIFCGAGIMGLLAIFQANQLTAVLRTVILEPAGLDEGDKTRWIIGITMMVLVAIVILGGIKRIAAVAAKMVPFMVGLYFVTVIIIVFKYLGDVPEMLLKIVSDAFTGEAMAGGAVGTVIIVGARRAAFSNEAGIGTAPMVHGASKNNEPIREGLIAMLGPFIDTVIVCTLTALVIMLTGVWESTEKDGVRLTLAAFDMALPYVGRYLLMLAVLVFALSTMFTYSYYGHKCFGYLFGAKRADYYNYFYLITIVAGAVASLEVVVSLVDGMYAIMAVPTMISTFYLAPKVRAASKDYFRRMKNT, encoded by the coding sequence ATGGGCGAGTACATTATTTCCTTTGCTAACTGGATTTGGGGAACCCCAATGCTTATCATATTAATGGGTGGAGGAATGGTTCTGTTGTTTCATTCAGGATTTGTTCCTTTCCGTCGTATTGGTCATGCGGTAGGATTGCTTCGGGGGAAATATGATGACAGCATGGCTCCTGGCCAGATCACTTCTTTTCAGGCATTGTCCGCAGCTATTGCGGCCACTGTAGGACTTGGAAATATCAGTGGTGTGGCCATTGCCATTAATATGGGTGGACCAGGCGCAATTTTTTGGATGTGGGTTTCGGCTTTTGTAGGAATGGCAACTAAATTTTATACCTGTAGTCTAGCCATCATGTATCGTGGAAAGGATTCTGAAGGACAGATACAGGGAGGTCCCATGTATGTGATTGAAGAGGGGATGGGGAAAAAGTGGAAATTTCTGTCTATTATTTTTTGTGGAGCAGGTATCATGGGCTTGCTGGCGATTTTTCAAGCCAACCAATTAACGGCCGTACTAAGAACGGTAATTCTGGAACCTGCAGGTTTGGATGAAGGAGATAAGACACGATGGATTATAGGCATTACAATGATGGTACTTGTTGCAATTGTTATACTTGGGGGAATAAAGAGAATCGCCGCCGTGGCGGCAAAAATGGTTCCTTTCATGGTCGGATTGTACTTCGTAACGGTAATTATAATCGTATTTAAATACCTAGGAGATGTACCGGAGATGTTGTTGAAAATCGTAAGTGATGCATTTACAGGGGAAGCTATGGCTGGCGGAGCCGTTGGTACGGTGATTATAGTAGGTGCGAGACGAGCAGCCTTCTCTAATGAAGCCGGTATTGGAACCGCTCCCATGGTACATGGTGCTTCCAAAAACAATGAGCCTATTCGGGAAGGTTTGATTGCAATGCTGGGGCCTTTTATAGACACTGTGATCGTTTGTACACTCACAGCCCTTGTAATCATGCTTACAGGCGTATGGGAATCGACAGAAAAGGACGGTGTTAGGCTTACGCTGGCAGCATTTGATATGGCACTTCCCTATGTAGGCAGGTACTTGCTGATGCTTGCTGTACTTGTTTTTGCATTGTCCACGATGTTCACCTATTCTTATTATGGCCACAAGTGTTTTGGTTATTTGTTTGGAGCCAAAAGAGCAGATTATTACAATTATTTCTATTTGATTACAATTGTAGCGGGTGCTGTAGCTTCGTTGGAGGTGGTGGTGAGCTTGGTAGATGGCATGTATGCGATTATGGCTGTGCCTACGATGATCTCCACATTCTATTTGGCACCCAAAGTAAGAGCAGCTTCAAAAGATTATTTTCGTAGAATGAAAAATACCTGA
- a CDS encoding response regulator: MLTIVLIDDDPISTFVTEKLISRNVKEPCRFYKYQSAKAALEEIYSIKPNYLFLDLNMPEMTGWDFLDNFNPAQNEAQIYILSSSVDERDISKASGYSVVKDYLSKPLILKYIKSIFN, from the coding sequence ATGCTTACCATTGTCTTAATAGATGACGATCCGATCAGTACATTCGTTACTGAAAAGCTAATTTCCAGAAATGTGAAAGAGCCATGCCGGTTTTATAAATATCAAAGTGCAAAGGCAGCCTTGGAAGAGATTTATTCTATTAAGCCTAATTACCTGTTCTTAGATCTAAATATGCCCGAAATGACGGGTTGGGATTTTCTGGACAATTTTAACCCTGCTCAAAACGAAGCACAAATCTACATCCTGAGTAGTTCTGTGGACGAAAGGGATATCAGCAAAGCCAGTGGCTACAGTGTTGTGAAAGATTACCTTTCTAAACCACTTATCCTGAAGTATATAAAATCTATTTTCAATTAA
- a CDS encoding DUF4136 domain-containing protein, with product MNNPRKKILLFTLILLVGLTSCSSIEIFEENNEIPIKSPYQSFVIINQEVGMRGFSSELIDHQVQIHLKEALQAHGLVYDKTGPELVIRYTSNEDPRKRENFQNYNPYPFWGYRVWDPWMYNPYYNNRNNNSGTTHYELVQVIVDFIDQKEDKLLMTLTGVTEVGSQKTKSKKVLKTTDKIIDYFLYELEQNH from the coding sequence ATGAACAACCCACGCAAAAAAATACTGCTATTTACACTTATTCTACTAGTTGGTCTTACCTCTTGCAGCTCCATAGAAATTTTTGAGGAGAACAATGAAATCCCCATTAAAAGTCCCTATCAATCATTTGTCATCATCAATCAGGAAGTGGGTATGAGGGGTTTTTCCTCAGAGCTTATAGATCACCAAGTTCAAATACACTTAAAAGAAGCGCTGCAAGCCCATGGATTGGTTTACGATAAAACCGGTCCTGAATTGGTTATCCGATATACCTCAAATGAAGACCCAAGAAAAAGGGAAAACTTCCAGAATTACAACCCTTACCCTTTTTGGGGGTACAGAGTATGGGATCCATGGATGTACAACCCCTACTACAACAACCGCAACAATAATTCCGGCACCACTCATTATGAGTTAGTTCAGGTGATCGTGGACTTCATAGACCAGAAAGAGGATAAATTACTCATGACTTTGACAGGAGTAACTGAAGTAGGCAGTCAGAAAACAAAAAGCAAAAAAGTGCTGAAGACCACCGATAAAATCATCGATTACTTCCTATATGAATTAGAGCAAAACCACTGA
- the murB gene encoding UDP-N-acetylmuramate dehydrogenase, with translation MNIQENISLKAYNTFGIAKNARFFVSVKSVNELKEALEWAKHQKINPLILGGGSNILLTQNQETLVIKIEIQGINLVLEEEEFYFVEVGAGVNWHQFVLTSIANGWGGIENLSLIPGTVGASPMQNIGAYGVEIKDVFYSLKALNRESLKIREFNAEECRFGYRESVFKHELKDKYVICSVIFRLCKVPKFHIEYGAIKETLEASGVKELTLKAISDAVIQIRQSKLPDPKKIGNSGSFFKNPTIPEEHFKNLRSEHASIPGFPNTEGVKVPAAWLIEQCGWKGKRFGEIGVHADQPLVLVNYGDGDGNEIKELAVKIQQSVFEKFGIDIHPEVNFL, from the coding sequence ATGAATATACAAGAAAACATCTCCCTCAAGGCATACAATACCTTTGGAATTGCTAAAAATGCACGATTTTTTGTCTCTGTAAAATCAGTAAATGAGCTAAAAGAAGCACTGGAATGGGCTAAACATCAGAAAATCAATCCATTGATTCTTGGCGGAGGAAGCAATATCCTATTGACTCAAAACCAAGAAACTTTAGTGATCAAAATTGAAATTCAAGGCATAAATTTAGTTCTGGAAGAAGAAGAGTTTTATTTCGTAGAAGTCGGTGCAGGAGTGAATTGGCATCAATTTGTACTTACCTCCATCGCTAATGGTTGGGGTGGAATAGAGAACTTATCCCTAATTCCCGGTACAGTAGGCGCTTCTCCAATGCAGAATATCGGTGCTTACGGCGTAGAAATCAAAGATGTATTTTACAGCTTGAAAGCCTTGAATCGAGAGAGCTTAAAAATACGGGAATTCAATGCAGAGGAGTGCCGGTTTGGTTATAGAGAAAGTGTTTTCAAGCACGAACTCAAGGATAAGTATGTGATTTGTTCCGTGATTTTCAGGCTGTGTAAAGTCCCAAAATTTCATATAGAATATGGAGCTATTAAGGAAACATTGGAAGCTTCCGGAGTAAAAGAACTCACGCTAAAAGCTATATCAGATGCAGTGATCCAGATCCGTCAATCAAAACTTCCCGATCCTAAAAAAATAGGAAATTCAGGTTCATTCTTCAAGAATCCGACTATTCCAGAAGAGCATTTCAAAAATTTAAGAAGCGAGCATGCTTCTATTCCAGGCTTTCCAAATACGGAAGGAGTAAAAGTTCCAGCTGCCTGGCTGATCGAGCAATGCGGCTGGAAAGGCAAACGGTTTGGGGAAATTGGCGTGCATGCCGATCAGCCTCTTGTTCTGGTAAATTATGGAGACGGAGATGGGAATGAAATCAAGGAATTGGCTGTGAAAATTCAACAGTCGGTCTTCGAGAAATTTGGTATAGACATTCACCCGGAGGTGAACTTCCTTTAA
- a CDS encoding dCMP deaminase family protein, producing MIRPDFDDIFMELAVNLAKRSHCIKKHVGAVLTKDTRIISIGYNGPPAGTHNCDVEFPEKGCARDSKGSCSLALHAEQNAILYAVKNNTSVEGSTLFVTLSPCLACSRIIFSMGISRVIYLFSYAEYKGIGSDEGVDFLRKFGVQVDKYEKKLEVNDPLV from the coding sequence ATGATTAGACCTGATTTTGATGATATTTTTATGGAACTGGCGGTCAATTTGGCCAAACGTTCTCATTGTATCAAGAAGCATGTGGGCGCTGTTCTCACGAAAGACACGCGTATTATATCCATAGGTTATAACGGTCCTCCTGCCGGAACGCATAATTGTGACGTTGAATTTCCTGAAAAAGGATGCGCAAGAGATAGTAAAGGAAGCTGTTCCCTTGCTCTTCATGCTGAGCAAAACGCAATACTTTATGCGGTGAAAAATAACACTTCAGTGGAAGGATCAACGCTTTTCGTAACGCTTTCTCCCTGTCTTGCCTGCTCAAGGATCATTTTCTCCATGGGGATATCACGGGTGATTTATCTATTTTCATATGCGGAATACAAAGGCATAGGTTCCGACGAAGGTGTTGATTTCTTAAGAAAATTCGGTGTACAGGTAGACAAATACGAGAAAAAGCTAGAAGTCAACGACCCATTGGTGTAA
- the egtB gene encoding ergothioneine biosynthesis protein EgtB: protein MNLLEAFQEVRNHTFHLCSNLIIEDFSLQASEEVSPPKWHLAHTTWFFEQFILVPNEPNYVVKHPQFNFLFNSYYNSLGVRTARNQRGLMSRPSVGEVKTYRAYVDGAMKNLIQKDIAEINELVILGMNHEQQHQELLITDLKYSLWFNPLSPSVMDIKEYTPEPRSKWVSVDAGIYEIGYNDNGFCYDNELNPHKVYINDFAISSSLVTNQEYLGFMEAGGYEEPTFWHDEGWAWTKELKVKAPLYWEKKDEVWFYYTLDGMKPVDLAAAVAHVNFYEASAFASWKGERLPTEFEWEVAQDQFDWGKRWEWTNSAYLAYPGFQVAPGAIGEYNGKFMVNQMVLRGASVATSKDHSRSTYRNFFHPQFRWQFMGIRLAKSL, encoded by the coding sequence ATGAATTTATTGGAAGCTTTTCAGGAAGTCAGAAATCACACTTTTCATCTTTGTTCAAATTTGATTATTGAAGATTTCAGTCTACAAGCCTCAGAAGAAGTTAGTCCCCCAAAATGGCATTTAGCCCATACAACGTGGTTTTTTGAGCAGTTTATCTTGGTACCAAATGAGCCCAATTATGTGGTGAAACATCCCCAGTTTAACTTCCTTTTCAATTCCTATTACAATTCTCTAGGTGTCAGGACAGCTAGAAATCAGCGTGGTCTAATGTCCAGGCCTTCTGTCGGTGAAGTGAAAACCTATCGCGCATACGTTGACGGGGCCATGAAAAACTTGATTCAAAAGGATATTGCAGAGATAAATGAATTGGTAATCTTGGGGATGAATCACGAGCAGCAGCATCAGGAATTGCTGATCACGGACTTAAAGTATAGCCTATGGTTTAATCCTTTGAGCCCTAGCGTAATGGACATTAAGGAATACACTCCTGAACCAAGGTCAAAATGGGTTTCCGTTGATGCAGGAATTTATGAAATTGGATATAATGATAACGGGTTTTGCTATGACAATGAGCTAAATCCGCACAAGGTCTATATCAATGATTTTGCGATATCGTCCTCATTGGTTACCAATCAGGAGTATTTGGGGTTTATGGAAGCTGGAGGTTATGAAGAACCGACCTTTTGGCATGATGAAGGGTGGGCGTGGACAAAGGAATTGAAGGTCAAAGCTCCGCTTTATTGGGAAAAGAAAGACGAGGTTTGGTTTTACTATACTTTGGATGGCATGAAGCCGGTGGATCTTGCGGCTGCCGTTGCTCATGTGAATTTCTATGAAGCTTCGGCTTTTGCAAGTTGGAAAGGAGAGAGATTGCCTACCGAATTTGAGTGGGAGGTAGCCCAGGATCAATTTGACTGGGGTAAAAGATGGGAATGGACCAACTCTGCTTATCTGGCTTATCCAGGCTTTCAAGTTGCTCCAGGCGCAATAGGAGAGTACAATGGTAAATTTATGGTAAACCAGATGGTGCTTCGGGGAGCTTCAGTTGCTACCTCTAAAGATCACTCACGATCTACTTATAGAAACTTTTTTCATCCACAGTTTAGATGGCAGTTTATGGGAATAAGACTTGCCAAATCACTTTAA
- a CDS encoding family 20 glycosylhydrolase: MKHSFQIIAALVAFSISSCQAPNAVPLDQTGIIPIPSFLSSSSGSFELSSGSSVQLVGSGEDLKRVGNYLAENLRPATGYDIPVGTDTGDLILELVAGEASEKYSVEIKSDWIKISSTSAAGLYYGMQTLIKAFPAEIENTSVVDYDWVVSEGKIEDEPEFAYRGAMLDVARHFISMEDVKHYIDQMASLKFNFLHLHLTDDQGWRIEIKSWPKLTEIGGKTEVGGTEGGFFTQEDYAEIITYAAERFITVVPEIDMPGHTNAALASYGELNPGVNLPNGDFATMNEGKIDFDILDKNPQPAEIYTGIEVGFSTFATNKEITYTFVEDVIRELVELTPGPYIHIGGDESHVTEKEDYIYFIERVQEIVSKYGKKSIGWDEIATAKLSPGSVAQFWALEENAKFAIEQGNQILMSPAKRAYLDMQYDSTSTLGLHWAAYIELDDAYNWDPATYSEGINKSDILGVEAPLWTETITDRADIEYMAFPRLTALAEVAWSSNERRNWEDFQKRIAIQGKRWDIKGVGFYRSPKVNW, from the coding sequence ATGAAGCATTCCTTTCAGATTATTGCTGCACTTGTAGCATTTTCTATCAGTTCCTGTCAAGCACCAAATGCTGTTCCGTTGGATCAGACTGGCATTATTCCAATTCCAAGCTTTTTATCATCTTCATCAGGAAGTTTTGAATTAAGTTCAGGTTCTTCAGTCCAGTTGGTGGGGAGCGGCGAGGACTTGAAAAGAGTTGGGAATTACTTGGCAGAAAATCTACGGCCAGCAACCGGGTATGATATTCCTGTAGGCACTGATACCGGTGATTTGATTTTGGAATTGGTAGCCGGAGAGGCTTCAGAAAAGTATAGTGTCGAAATCAAAAGCGACTGGATAAAAATCTCCTCAACTTCTGCAGCTGGACTATACTATGGTATGCAGACTTTAATCAAGGCTTTCCCTGCAGAGATTGAAAATACCTCTGTAGTAGATTATGACTGGGTGGTTTCAGAGGGTAAGATCGAAGATGAACCGGAGTTTGCTTACAGAGGGGCAATGCTGGATGTAGCCAGACATTTTATAAGTATGGAAGATGTAAAGCATTACATCGATCAGATGGCAAGTCTGAAATTCAACTTTTTACATCTGCACTTAACTGATGACCAGGGTTGGAGAATTGAAATCAAATCTTGGCCAAAACTGACAGAGATAGGGGGGAAGACTGAAGTTGGCGGAACTGAAGGCGGTTTTTTCACTCAGGAAGACTACGCCGAGATCATCACCTACGCAGCTGAGAGATTTATTACAGTTGTACCGGAAATAGACATGCCGGGCCATACCAATGCTGCTCTGGCATCCTATGGCGAACTTAATCCGGGAGTAAATTTACCGAATGGTGATTTTGCTACAATGAACGAAGGTAAGATTGATTTTGACATCCTAGACAAGAATCCACAGCCGGCCGAGATTTACACAGGAATCGAGGTAGGGTTTAGCACATTTGCCACAAACAAAGAAATCACTTATACTTTTGTAGAAGATGTAATAAGAGAGCTAGTGGAGCTTACTCCGGGGCCTTATATTCATATCGGAGGAGATGAGTCTCATGTGACGGAGAAGGAGGATTATATTTATTTTATTGAGCGTGTGCAGGAGATAGTATCCAAGTATGGTAAGAAAAGCATAGGCTGGGATGAAATAGCCACAGCAAAATTATCTCCTGGATCAGTTGCTCAATTTTGGGCCTTGGAAGAAAATGCGAAATTTGCCATAGAACAAGGTAACCAAATATTGATGTCTCCGGCTAAGCGGGCATATCTCGATATGCAATACGATTCTACTTCTACGCTGGGGCTTCACTGGGCGGCATATATAGAACTTGATGACGCTTACAATTGGGATCCTGCCACTTATTCGGAAGGGATAAACAAATCTGATATTCTGGGGGTCGAAGCACCCCTATGGACTGAAACTATCACCGACCGTGCCGACATCGAATATATGGCCTTTCCCAGATTGACTGCCTTGGCTGAAGTTGCCTGGTCCTCTAATGAGCGAAGAAATTGGGAAGATTTCCAAAAGAGAATTGCTATTCAGGGTAAGCGGTGGGATATCAAAGGGGTAGGCTTTTATCGGTCACCTAAAGTCAATTGGTAA
- a CDS encoding glycerate kinase, with protein sequence MNILISPNAFKGTMSARESGEIIQAFIRKKFTQVNTEVLPIADGGDGTCELLAEILGLEKKCVRVLDPFGRPIPCSYGWDRDAKKAYIDVSAASGIANLGTETLMPFVASSFGTGLLIRDAVDLGAEEIVLGLGGSATVDLGIGILAALGVVFFDENGSELVPFAPDYLSKISHVQKSTHIPKVRFSCLCDVKNTFFGDRGAIPVFGPQKGILPNQFKIYEAICETVIRKLFLRQKRTFEDRSGFGAAGGIALGLSAFFETEIKFGSAYFFDQVDLEKKVRWADLVITGEGKYDSQSSEGKACYELLLLAHKHAKKILLITSGKEKGTEQFDQTITLPDLDFSQKNYKANSVRNLLDLLESEFSPKI encoded by the coding sequence ATGAATATTCTGATCTCTCCCAATGCATTCAAGGGCACTATGAGTGCACGTGAATCAGGAGAAATTATTCAGGCATTTATCCGGAAAAAGTTTACTCAAGTCAATACCGAAGTCCTCCCGATTGCTGATGGAGGAGATGGCACCTGTGAGTTGCTAGCTGAGATTTTAGGGTTGGAAAAAAAGTGTGTGCGGGTCCTTGATCCCTTTGGAAGGCCTATTCCTTGCTCCTATGGATGGGATAGAGATGCCAAAAAGGCCTATATAGATGTTTCTGCAGCTTCAGGAATAGCGAACTTGGGAACTGAGACCCTAATGCCTTTTGTAGCATCTAGTTTTGGGACAGGTTTGCTTATTCGAGATGCTGTGGATCTTGGTGCAGAGGAAATAGTATTAGGCCTTGGCGGAAGTGCCACTGTTGATTTGGGAATCGGAATACTGGCTGCTTTGGGAGTTGTTTTTTTTGATGAAAATGGAAGTGAACTGGTTCCTTTTGCTCCCGATTATCTTTCTAAAATCAGTCATGTACAGAAGTCTACGCATATACCCAAGGTTAGATTTTCATGTCTTTGTGATGTGAAAAATACTTTTTTCGGGGATAGGGGGGCGATTCCCGTTTTCGGTCCGCAAAAAGGGATTTTACCAAATCAGTTTAAGATTTACGAAGCCATATGTGAAACAGTCATTAGAAAGTTGTTTCTTAGGCAGAAGCGTACTTTTGAAGACAGGTCCGGATTTGGTGCAGCAGGTGGAATTGCGTTGGGCTTATCTGCTTTTTTCGAGACGGAGATTAAATTCGGATCAGCTTATTTTTTTGATCAGGTGGATCTGGAAAAGAAAGTGAGGTGGGCCGATTTGGTAATCACCGGAGAAGGGAAATATGATAGCCAATCTTCCGAAGGCAAAGCGTGCTATGAATTGCTGCTATTAGCCCATAAGCATGCGAAAAAGATCCTATTGATTACCTCAGGGAAGGAAAAAGGGACTGAACAGTTTGATCAGACGATTACTTTGCCCGATCTGGATTTTTCTCAAAAAAATTACAAAGCAAATTCCGTGAGAAATCTTCTAGATTTACTGGAAAGTGAATTTTCTCCGAAAATTTAA
- a CDS encoding succinylglutamate desuccinylase/aspartoacylase family protein, with amino-acid sequence MKELVINGVRIRSGQSMNIEIAIAKLPTHTLIDLPIFIRSSKEDGPVVLISGGVHGDEINGVVTAKRLLEEIDEGLELLRGTLIFIPLVNIYGFLSNSRTFPDGRDLNRSFPGSKKGSLAASIAFILSNEIIPQIDYGIDFHTGGRMLGNFPQVRVDYKDKIAVDLAKAFGTHYILNSKYIEKSFRKEAYKARKHILVFEGGESMRLDDYGIEEGVNGTKRMLASLGMLAEAPAPQSTVFLKESNWVRAKASGIFNASVKVGESVKKGQILARISDPYGQIKIPVKSPTNGHIIGMNNMPVINTGDALVHIGKE; translated from the coding sequence ATGAAAGAATTGGTTATAAATGGTGTGCGGATCAGGTCCGGCCAGTCCATGAATATAGAAATAGCAATTGCCAAACTCCCTACGCATACCTTAATAGATCTTCCTATTTTCATCCGATCATCCAAAGAAGACGGGCCCGTAGTTTTAATCAGTGGCGGCGTGCATGGGGATGAAATTAATGGTGTTGTAACTGCCAAAAGGCTTTTGGAGGAAATAGATGAAGGGCTTGAACTGTTAAGGGGCACCTTGATATTTATCCCTTTGGTGAATATATACGGCTTTCTATCCAATAGTCGGACTTTTCCTGACGGTAGGGACCTTAACCGTAGTTTTCCGGGGAGTAAAAAAGGCTCTTTGGCAGCAAGCATCGCCTTTATTCTCAGTAATGAAATCATCCCGCAGATTGACTACGGTATCGACTTTCATACAGGAGGACGTATGTTGGGGAATTTTCCACAGGTTCGTGTGGACTACAAAGATAAAATAGCGGTAGATCTTGCAAAGGCATTTGGAACACACTACATACTCAATTCAAAATACATAGAGAAATCCTTTAGAAAAGAGGCTTATAAAGCGAGGAAACATATTTTGGTGTTTGAAGGCGGAGAATCGATGCGTCTGGATGACTATGGGATTGAAGAAGGAGTGAATGGAACAAAGCGCATGCTGGCAAGTTTAGGGATGCTTGCAGAAGCACCTGCACCTCAATCGACAGTTTTCTTGAAAGAAAGTAATTGGGTAAGGGCGAAAGCCTCCGGGATTTTCAATGCCAGTGTGAAAGTAGGCGAATCAGTCAAAAAAGGACAGATCTTGGCACGGATTTCGGATCCGTATGGTCAGATTAAAATTCCGGTGAAATCGCCAACCAACGGTCATATCATAGGAATGAACAATATGCCGGTGATTAACACCGGTGATGCTTTGGTACATATTGGCAAGGAATAA